Genomic segment of Pseudomonas iranensis:
TGTTTCCGCCGATCCCGTTCAGCTACGACACGGTCAACTACGACCTCACCGAACCGGCGCCCAGCCCGCCGTCATCGAGCAATTGGCTGGGCACCGATGATCAGGCCCGCGATGTTCTGGCGCGGGTTATTTTCGGCACGCGGATCTCGATTCTGTTCGCGCTGATCCTCACCGCCATCAGCGCGTTGATCGGCATTCTCGCCGGGGCCTTGCAGGGCTACTACGGCGGCTGGGTCGACTTGCTCGGGCAGCGCGTACTGGAAATCTGGTCGGGGCTGCCGGTGCTGTATCTGCTGATCATTCTGTCCGGCTTCGTCTCGCCGAGTTTCTGGTGGCTGCTGGGGATCATGGCGCTGTTTTCCTGGCTGGCGCTGGTCGACGTGGTGCGCGCCGAGTTCCTCCGTGGACGCAATCTCGAATACGTGAAAGCCGCGCGCGCGCTGGGCCTGACCGACAGCGAACTGATGCGCCGGCACATTCTGCCCAACGCCATGACCTCCACCCTCACCTACCTGCCGTTCATTCTCACCGGCGCCATCGCCACCCTGACCGCGCTGGATTTTCTCGGCTTCGGAATGCCCGCCGGCACCGCGTCGCTGGGCGAGTTGATCGGCCAGGCCAAACGCAATCTGCAGGCACCGTGGCTGGGGCTGACGGCGTTTTTTGCCCTGGCGCTGATCCTGTCTTTGTTGGTTTTCATCGGTGAAGCGTGCCGAGATGCCTTTGATCCGAGGAGCTGACATGCAAGACAACCTGATTGAAATTCGCGACCTGCGCGTCGCCTTCGCAGGGCAGGAAGTGGTGCACGGTGTGAACCTGGATATTCGCCGTGGCGAGTGTCTGGCGCTGGTCGGCGAGTCCGGCTCGGGCAAGTCGGTGACGGCGCATTCGATTCTGCGTTTGTTGTCGGGCAAGAACGTCAGCAGCAGCGGCGCGATTCGCTACAACGGCGTGGATTTGCTGCACGCCAGCGAACAGCAGATGCGTGGTCTGCGCGGCAATCGCATTGCGATGATTTTCCAGGAGCCGATGACCTCGCTGAACCCGCTGCACACGGTGGAAAAACAGATCAGCGAAGTGCTGGAAATCCACAAGGGCCTCAAGGGCCGCGCCGCCCGCACGCGGACCCTGGAGCTGCTCGAGCTGGTGGGTATTCGCCAGCCGTCGCAGCGTTTGAAAGCCTATCCGCATCAGCTTTCCGGAGGTCAGCGGCAACGGGTGATGATTGCCATGGCGCTGGCCAACGAGCCGGAATTGTTGATTGCCGACGAACCGACCACAGCGCTGGACGTGACCGTACAGCAGAAGATTCTTGAACTGCTGATCGAACTGCAGCAGCGCCTCGGCATGTCGCTGTTGCTGATCAGCCACGACCTCAATCTGGTGCGCCGGATCGCTCAGCGCGTGTGCGTAATGCGTCAAGGCGAGATCGTTGAACAGGCTGATTGCGAGACGCTGTTCCAAGCGCCGCAACATCCTTACAGCCGCTTGTTGATCGAGGCTGAACCGAGCGGCGCGCCAGTGCCCAGTGAGTACGAGCACAACCTGCTGGAAGTGGATGATTTGAAGGTGTGGTTTCCCCTGCCGAAAAAACTCTTCAGCCGTCAGCAGGATTACATCAAAGCGGTGGACGGGGTCAGTTTTACCCTGCAACGCGGCAAGACGTTGGGCATCGTCGGCGAGTCGGGTTCGGGCAAGTCGACGCTGGGTCAGGCGATCCTGCGACTGGTCGAATCAGAGGGCAATATCCGTTTCGGCAACAAGCAGTTGAGCCTGCTCAATCAGCGCCTGATGCGCCCGTTGCGCCGGCAGATCCAGGTGGTGTTTCAGGACCCGTTCGGCAGCCTCAGCCCGCGCATGTCGGTGCAGCAGATCATCGCCGAAGGCTTGCTGACCCACGGCATCGGCAGCGAGGCCGAGCGCGAGGCAGCGGTGATTCGCGTGCTCGAGGAGGTCGGCCTCGATCCGCAGAGCCGCCATCGTTACCCCCACGAGTTTTCCGGCGGCCAGCGCCAGCGCATCTCCATCGCCCGCGCACTGGTGCTGGAACCGGCGCTGATCCTGCTCGACGAACCGACGTCGGCGCTGGATCGCACGGTGCAGAAGCAAGTGGTGGAATTGTTGCGCCAGTTGCAGATCAGGCATGGGCTGACTTATCTGTTCATCAGCCATGATCTGGCGGTGGTGCATGCGCTGGCGCATGACTTGATGGTGATCAAGGACGGCAAGGTGGTTGAACAAGGCTCGTCGCGGGAGATTTTCGCTGCGCCGAAACATCCGTACACGCAGGAACTCCTGAAAGTCTCCGGCCTGAAGCCCGATGAAGGACCCTGTGGGAGCTGGCTTGCCAGCGATGGCGGTGTATCAGAAAAATCGATGTCTGCTGACACGACGCCATCGCTGGCAAGCCAGCTCCCACAGGTATAGAGGTGATCCAAAAATATTTTTCCGGCACTGCATCCAATCGCCTCCGCCACGGGTAGTCCCTGTAACAGCCCACTCTGGTGCTGTCAGCGCCCTACCCTTTTCGGAGAATCATCGGATGAACATCACCCAGCTGATTGGCTTCACCGGTTTGCTCGCCTTCACCGCGACCACCTTCGCCCAGAGCAGTTATCCCGACGCGATCAAGGTGCCGGACGGGCACAAGATTGCCCTGGAAACCACCGGGGTTGGCGAGATCACCTACGAATGCCGCGACAAGCCCAATATGGCCGGACAGACCGAGTGGACCTTTGTCGGTCCGAAAGCGGTGCTCAATGATCGCAGCGGCAAACAGGTCGGCACCTATTTCGGCCCGCCAGCGACCTGGCAAGCCAAGGACGGTTCGAAAGTCACCGGCACGCAATTGGCCGTGGCACCGTCGAGCCCGGGCAACCTGCCCTATCAACTGGTCAAGGCCAATCCGGCCGAGGGCAAAGGCGCGATGACCGGGGTCAGCTACATCCAGCGCGTCGCGCTCAAGGGCGGCGTCGCGCCGGGCAGTGAGTGCACCATGGCGAACAAGGGCAAGCAGGAAGTGGTGAAGTACCAGGCGGATTATATTTTCTGGGCGGCGAACTGATATTCGGAAGCAGTGCACAATCCTGTGGGAGCGAGCCTGCTCGCGAAGACGGAGTGTCAGTCGCCTTATTACTTTCTGACCCACCGCATTCGCGAGCAGGCTCGCTCCCACAGGGAACAATGCGTCTGGATGTTTGGGAAATGTGAGCTAGATTGCACCCCATGCCTTTACCCGAATCCGTTTTCGATTACGAAGCCCGCCTCGCTGCCTGTGCCCGGGGCGAGCGTTTGGCTTTGCGCGATTTGTATGTGCAGGAAGGCCCGCGCCTGCTCGGCGTGGCCAAGCGGCTGGTGCGCGATACGGCGCTGG
This window contains:
- a CDS encoding ABC transporter ATP-binding protein, which encodes MQDNLIEIRDLRVAFAGQEVVHGVNLDIRRGECLALVGESGSGKSVTAHSILRLLSGKNVSSSGAIRYNGVDLLHASEQQMRGLRGNRIAMIFQEPMTSLNPLHTVEKQISEVLEIHKGLKGRAARTRTLELLELVGIRQPSQRLKAYPHQLSGGQRQRVMIAMALANEPELLIADEPTTALDVTVQQKILELLIELQQRLGMSLLLISHDLNLVRRIAQRVCVMRQGEIVEQADCETLFQAPQHPYSRLLIEAEPSGAPVPSEYEHNLLEVDDLKVWFPLPKKLFSRQQDYIKAVDGVSFTLQRGKTLGIVGESGSGKSTLGQAILRLVESEGNIRFGNKQLSLLNQRLMRPLRRQIQVVFQDPFGSLSPRMSVQQIIAEGLLTHGIGSEAEREAAVIRVLEEVGLDPQSRHRYPHEFSGGQRQRISIARALVLEPALILLDEPTSALDRTVQKQVVELLRQLQIRHGLTYLFISHDLAVVHALAHDLMVIKDGKVVEQGSSREIFAAPKHPYTQELLKVSGLKPDEGPCGSWLASDGGVSEKSMSADTTPSLASQLPQV
- a CDS encoding DUF3455 domain-containing protein is translated as MNITQLIGFTGLLAFTATTFAQSSYPDAIKVPDGHKIALETTGVGEITYECRDKPNMAGQTEWTFVGPKAVLNDRSGKQVGTYFGPPATWQAKDGSKVTGTQLAVAPSSPGNLPYQLVKANPAEGKGAMTGVSYIQRVALKGGVAPGSECTMANKGKQEVVKYQADYIFWAAN
- a CDS encoding ABC transporter permease produces the protein MFTLSPLSQRRVAQFKANRRGRWSLWLFIGLCLICLGGELIANDKPLVIRYHDAFYFPILSDYLETDFGGELPFQPDYASSYVHKLIEDQGGWMLFPPIPFSYDTVNYDLTEPAPSPPSSSNWLGTDDQARDVLARVIFGTRISILFALILTAISALIGILAGALQGYYGGWVDLLGQRVLEIWSGLPVLYLLIILSGFVSPSFWWLLGIMALFSWLALVDVVRAEFLRGRNLEYVKAARALGLTDSELMRRHILPNAMTSTLTYLPFILTGAIATLTALDFLGFGMPAGTASLGELIGQAKRNLQAPWLGLTAFFALALILSLLVFIGEACRDAFDPRS